The proteins below are encoded in one region of Sminthopsis crassicaudata isolate SCR6 chromosome 1, ASM4859323v1, whole genome shotgun sequence:
- the WIZ gene encoding protein Wiz isoform X4 has translation MALWSSPGVTPLSLGDNPGKCQAPGPVFSNPKTGNGGSLNQQPERSGVVLLALPQESLIPGELDASDNVLLSFPSPGMEGPPGGGTAPPPRPAVPERPPSLVLRSESEEDVEAEDGEEGSPVSALYPVRPLGPRSLEGLRDLQDNDGVADGPPHHGLGDTLPSASAATTAHRSSSRYRDGGGAEFPLGSPPLLLLGRFPSPSDGRGSRAPWERPFCVDRGADVREESTLERPSSSREAGAPFCSQETSFVSESKAVHTVKTHTELGGGPELRGAPEIAAESPVPLGSWEDRHPTSEPKPLDTFHREHLSKNKKGILRFDWFSDPDEHAHYREKGQGLDSGVGQAMRAQPLREAAPPLALPGFRKSPAPGLGKIRTLEAAVVTERKGLLTEPEVSERSPLPEPRPEWVLPRPGLQTGPELAISKQTWTVNEEDSVERLSLEPPPCGPYDIEMRPYFCNLVEEADKEALGQEEDPAVYTCIECSIYFKKKEHLLDHMMQHSRGPGQDPIGDSRGGQGQFSCSECGWAFGDPGTLEQHRRLHQESREKIIEEIQKLNEFPDEGRDARLQCPKCVFGTNSSKIFVQHAKMHVRERRDQGAKGLGLSCHSGGEAQDSPGHLAYKHFRSNEPPLAQGPPLGLGKGLHSCILCGFPAPNENVLKEHVKYAHSHQPWGGEIEAFEDLASQPGTSRDSYSPARLARIPDVDYFGKADRLFAPAWQEGSAHYDPTPAFALGHQRLDRSSRVKKGFATASFHSRKMLPYSSTHKSLGTLPFSSAKVYNPYTLHPSKKKSMAHLKDLESDVGRDFFTGWEELRPPGSYTSDLGNVEEEMSLTTEIDFPQNRSFNPITIPQPALELKRTFREALQKAESSEAQQHQLRKMVPIVLVEEMNLQPPRAFQAHGRLAKSQGAPSSTELMLDGPIPLDLLLLDSPLEGPLGIDDLFDSDSPMLKNEERKCPYCPDRFHNGIGLANHVRGHLNRVGVSYNVRHFISAEEVKAIEQKFSFQKKKKKVANFDPSTFSLMRCEFCGAGFDTRAGLSSHARAHLRDFGITNWELTISPINILKELLAASAERPVLVAPGPGEPGSPGCEREMLGFGPPSLMTLSECRGRGSPLSPFPQAWGDELGPIYRDVLASEEEEMVAMELASPPLPKKSLPPGQLDQTASRLGNKMSPEIPHGSKQEPPDLKAQNLTTCEVCGACFETRKGLSSHARSHLRQLGVAESESSGAPIDLLYELMKQKGKPDSSPLPLPLAKKSGSPKEATASPRPGLLTLSKAVDRSPDIPINKAIKSPPGFSSKGLSHPPGSPLLKKVPPALSGSPPPKNPEDKSPKLPLSPLSGSPKAQWPQPEDEGPLNLTLDSDSGRELDCQLCGAWFETRKGLSSHARAHLRHLGVSDPDAKGSPIDVLHELIKSDGFQTRLPAEREVLAEPGRSGFSALRPSATALSLLSPPPAKKPKPRASGEASLRGKQDLSASIFWASDVELSPLNLSSGPEPVRDIRCEFCGEFFENRKGLSSHARSHLRQMGVTEWYVNGSPIDTLREILKRRTQPRAGGPPNPTLPGPKGLAKAMGGGPGSSLEARSASELHVPPSAKKLQPSSSPLGHSPTTSPPPTARKMFPGLPPPSLQKKLKPDQMRMEIKREMLAGSLHSEGHPSDGPWSPREDMAPLNLSSRAEPVRDIRCEFCGEFFENRKGLSSHARSHLRQMGVTEWSVNGSPIDTLREILKKKAKPCLIKKEPATGELPSPLGEDGPKSPGKVLQALSLTPLPGRPGKPGPGSANIPREMTLSPLATKPSAGFLTPLTAKRPLPDDRLLAGELKPKTYIQTELPFKTKTIHDKSSHTSSEACCELCGLYFENRKALASHARAHLRQFGVTEWCVNGSPIETLSEWIKHRPQKVGAYRSYIQGGRPFTKKFRNSGHGRDGDKRVPLTLAPNSLALMNKHLGSEFGPGEASRTGDGGERPLASSPLALVKAEEHQRQNINKFERRQARPLDATPSRGEEASDFQQKLEEVRQPPPRVRPVPSLVPRPPQTSLVKFVGNIYTLKCRFCEVEFQGPLSIQEEWVRHLQRHILEMNFSKAEPRPVEPEAPEAQTVAEAQ, from the exons CTACCGGGATGGAGGTGGTGCAGAATTCCCTCTGGGTTCACCACCGCTGCTGCTCCTGGGTCGGTTCCCCAGCCCTTCGGATGGGAGGGGCAGCCGGGCACCGTGGGAACGCCCTTTCTGTGTGGACAGAGGGGCCGATGTCAGGGAGGAAAGCACTTTAGAGAGGCCATCCAGCTCCAGGGAAGCTGGGGCCCCATTCTGTTCCCAGGAGACCTCCTTTGTCAGCGAGTCCAAAGCTGTACATACTGTGAAAACTCACACTGAATTGGGAGGGGGGCCGGAGCTTCGAGGAGCTCCTGAGATTGCGGCTGAGTCCCCTGTTCCCTTGGGGTCCTGGGAGGACAGGCACCCCACTTCTGAACCAAAGCCCCTTGACACTTTCCACAGAGAGCACTTATCGAAGAACAAGAAGGGTATCCTGAGGTTTGATTGGTTCTCAGACCCTGATGAGCATGCCCACTATAGGGAAAAGGGCCAAGGCCTAGACAGTGGGGTCGGGCAGGCGATGCGAGCCCAGCCCCTAAGAGAGGCGGCTCCCCCCCTGGCCCTTCCAGGTTTCAGGAAAAGCCCTGCTCCTGGCTTAGGCAAAATCAGAACCCTGGAGGCAGCAGTGGTCACTGAGAGGAAGGGGCTGCTGACAGAGCCAGAGGTATCTGAAAGAAGTCCTCTTCCTGAGCCCCGTCCTGAGTGGGTCTTGCCCAGGCCAGGCCTTCAAACTGGTCCTGAACTGGCCATCAGTAAACAGACATGGACAGTGAATGAGGAAGACTCAGTGGAACGGCTGTCCCTAGAACCCCCGCCCTGTGGCCCATATGACATTGAAATGAGGCCCTACTTTTGTAACTTGGTAGAGGAGGCTGACAAGGAAGCACTGGGGCAGGAGGAAGACCCTGCTGTCTACACTTGTATTGAGTGCAGCATTTACTTCAAGAAGAAAGAACATCTCCTGGACCATATGATGCAGCATAGCCGAGGCCCTGGGCAGGACCCTATAGGTGACTCCCGAGGGGGACAGGGGCAGTTCTCTTGCAGTGAATGTGGCTGGGCATTTGGGGACCCTGGCACTCTGGAGCAGCATCGCCGGCTCCACCAGGAGTCTAGGGAGAAGATTATTGAGGAAATTCAGAAACTGAATGAATTCCCAGATGAAGGACGAGATGCTCGACTCCAGTGCCCCAAATGTGTGTTTGGCACCAATTCCTCCAAGATCTTTGTACAGCATGCCAAGATGCATGTCAGGGAGAGGAGGGACCAAGGAGCCAAGGGCCTGGGCCTCTCTTGCCACTCAGGAGGTGAGGCCCAGGACAGTCCTGGCCACCTTGCCTATAAACACTTCAGATCCAATGAGCCCCCATTAGCCCAGGGGCCACCCCTAGGGCTAGGAAAAGGCCTTCACAGCTGCATCCTCTGTGGTTTCCCAGCCccaaatgaaaatgttttgaagGAACATGTGAAGTATGCCCACTCTCACCAGCCTTGGGGGGGAGAGATTGAGGCTTTTGAAGATCTAGCCAGCCAGCCTGGAACCAGCCGTGACTCCTACAGCCCTGCTCGACTAGCCCGCATACCTGATGTGGACTATTTTGGCAAAGCAGACCGGCTGTTTGCTCCAGCATGGCAGGAAGGCTCTGCTCACTATGATCCCACTCCTGCCTTTGCTCTGGGACATCAAAGGCTGGACAGGAGCAGTCGGGTAAAAAAAGGCTTTGCCACTGCTAGCTTCCATTCAAGAAAGATGCTTCCATACAGTTCCACCCATAAGTCCTTGGGAACATTGCCATTCTCCTCGGCCAAAGTTTATAATCCCTATACCTTGCatcctagtaaaaaaaaaagtatggctcATCTGAAGGACCTGGAGAGTGATGTGGGTCGAGACTTCTTCACTGGGTGGGAGGAGCTCAGGCCCCCAGGGTCTTATACCAGTGACTTGGGAAACGTGGAAGAGGAGATGTCTTTAACCACTGAGATTGACTTTCCACAGAACAGAAGCTTTAACCCTATCACCATCCCCCAACCTGCGTTGGAGCTCAAAAGGACTTTTCGAGAAGCCTTACAAAAGGCTGAGTCCTCAGAGGCACAGCAGCACCAGCTGCGGAAGATGGTCCCCATAGTCCTTGTGGAAGAGATGAATCTACAGCCTCCACGGGCTTTCCAAGCCCATGGTCGGCTGGCAAAGTCTCAGGGGGCTCCCTCTTCCACAGAGCTGATGCTGGATGGGCCTATCCCATTGGATTTGTTGCTGCTGGATTCCCCACTCGAAGGGCCCTTGGGAATTGATGACCTCTTTGATTCAGACTCCCCCATGCTAAAGAATGAGGAGAGGAAGTGCCCTTACTGCCCAGACAGGTTTCACAATGGGATTGGCCTGGCTAACCATGTTCGGGGCCATTTGAACCGTGTAGGGGTGAGCTACAATGTCCGACACTTCATCTCTGCAGAGGAAGTAAAAGCAATCGAGCAAAAGTTCTCCttccaaaagaagaagaaaaaag TTGCCAACTTTGACCCCAGCACATTCAGCTTGATGCGCTGTGAGTTCTGTGGAGCAGGCTTTGACACCCGAGCAGGCCTTTCTAGCCATGCCCGAGCTCACCTGCGTGACTTTGGCATTACCAACTGGGAGCTCACCATTTCACCTATCAATATTCTCAAGGAGCTGCTGGCAGCATCGGCAGAGCGCCCTGTGTTGGTAGCCCCAGGCCCGGGGGAGCCTGGATCCCCAGGCTGTGAGAGGGAGATGCTGGGCTTTGGCCCACCCAGCCTGATGACTTTGTCGGAATGCAGAGGACGGGGCTCACCACTCTCTCCATTTCCCCAAGCCTGGGGTGATGAGTTGGGGCCAATCTACCGAGATG TTCTGGCCTCTGAGGAAGAAGAGATGGTGGCTATGGAGCTGGCCTCACCCCCACTCCCAAAGAAGAGTCTTCCCCCAGGGCAGCTGGATCAAACTGCCAGCAGGTTGGGTAACAAGATGTCGCCAGAGATTCCCCACGGGAGCAAACAAGAACCCCCAGACCTCAAAG CTCAGAATCTGACAACATGTGAGGTGTGTGGTGCTTGTTTTGAGACCCGAAAAGGCCTTTCCAGCCATGCGCGCTCCCACCTGCGTCAGCTAGGGGTGGCTGAGTCTGAAAGTAGCGGAGCCCCCATCGACCTGCTGTACGAGCTgatgaaacagaaaggaaaaccTGACAGCAGCCCCCTGCCCCTACCCCTGGCCAAGAAATCGGGCTCCCCAAAGGAGGCAACTGCCTCTCCCCGCCCAGGCCTGTTGACCCTCAGCAAGGCAGTTGACAGATCCCCTGATATCCCCATCAACAAGGCCATCAAGTCACCCCCTGGCTTCTCATCCAAGGGCCTCTCCCACCCACCAGGCTCCCCTCTCCTCAAGAAGGTGCCGCCTGCTTTGTCGGGGTCCCCCCCACCCAAGAACCCTGAGGACAAGAGCCCCAAGCTGCCCCTGAGCCCCCTGTCAGGCTCCCCGAAGGCGCAGTGGCCCCAACCAGAGGATGAGGGGCCCCTGAACCTCA CTTTAGATAGTGATTCGGGCAGAGAGCTTGATTGCCAGTTGTGCGGGGCCTGGTTTGAGACCAGAAAGGGCCTGTCCAGTCACGCCAGAGCCCACCTGCGCCACCTGGGGGTGAGCGACCCGGATGCCAAGGGATCCCCCATAGACGTGCTTCACGAGCTCATCAAGAGCGACGGCTTCCAGACCCGCCTCCCAGCAGAGCGGGAGGTGCTGGCAGAGCCTGGGCGGTCTGGCTTTTCGGCCCTCCGGCCCTCGGCCACGGCTCTCTCACTGCTCTCCCCCCCGCCCGCCAAGAAGCCCAAACCGAGGGCGTCGGGTGAGGCCAGCCTTCGGGGGAAGCAGGATCTCTCTGCCAGCATATTCTGGGCCTCAGACGTGGAGCTGTCTCCTCTCAATCTCT CATCAGGCCCAGAGCCAGTCAGGGACATCCGTTGTGAGTTTTGTGGTGAGTTCTTTGAGAATCGAAAAGGCCTGTCAAGCCACGCACGCTCCCATCTGCGGCAGATGGGAGTAACAGAGTGGTATGTCAATGGCTCGCCCATTGACACCCTGAGAGAAATCCTGAAGCGCCGGACCCAGCCTCGGGCTGGAGGACCTCCCAACCCAACCTTGCCAGGCCCAAAGGGACTGGCCAAGGCAATGGGTGGGGGACCCGGTAGCTCTCTGGAGGCCCGAAGTGCTTCAGAGCTGCATGTACCGCCCTCTGCCAAGAAACTGCAGCCATCCAGCAGCCCCCTGGGCCACTCACCAACCACCTCTCCACCTCCAACTGCTCGGAAGATGTTCCCTGGTCTgccacctccctccctccagaagaaattaaagcctgATCAAATGCGGATGGAGATCAAACGGGAGATGTTGGCTGGAAGCCTGCACAGTGAAGGACACCCATCTGATGGACCCTGGTCACCACGTGAGGACATGGCGCCCCTGAATCTAT CTTCCCGGGCTGAGCCAGTCCGGGACATCCGCTGTGAATTCTGTGGTGAATTCTTTGAGAACCGAAAGGGCCTGTCAAGCCATGCACGCTCTCACCTGCGGCAGATGGGGGTAACTGAGTGGTCAGTTAATGGTTCACCCATTGATACTCTTCGAGAGATCCTGAAGAAAAAGGCCAAACCGTGTCTTATTAAGAAGGAACCTGCCACAGGCGAACTGCCCTCACCCTTGGGTGAGGATGGGCCCAAATCCCCTGGAAAGGTGCTTCAGGCCCTGTCTTTGACCCCATTGCCTGGTCGTCCTGGCAAACCGGGGCCTGGCTCTGCCAACATACCCCGGGAGATGACCCTTTCTCCTCTTGCCACCAAACCGTCTGCTGGTTTTCTCACCCCTTTGACGGCAAAGCGGCCGTTGCCTGATGACCGACTTCTCGCTGGGGAATTGAAGCCTAAGACCTATATACAGACAGAGCTGCCCTTCAAGACCAAGACCATTCATGACAAAAGCTCACACACTT CCAGTGAAGCCTGTTGTGAGCTATGTGGTCTCTATTTTGAGAATCGTAAGGCACTGGCCAGTCATGCTCGGGCTCACCTGCGGCAATTTGGAGTGACAGAATGGTGTGTGAATGGCTCCCCAATTGAGACCTTGAGTGAGTGGATCAAGCACAGACCCCAGAAGGTGGGGGCCTACCGCAGCTATATTCAAGGTGGCCGGCCCTTCACCAAGAAGTTCCGTAATTCAGGCCACGGACGAGATGGGGACAAACGAGTGCCCCTCACCTTGGCTCCCAATAGCCTCGCCCTGATGAATAAGCACCTGGGGAGTGAATTTGGGCCTGGAGAAGCTAGCCGGACTGGAGATGGTGGTGAACGACCCCTGGCATCCTCACCTCTTGCATTGGTGAAAGCAGAGGAACACCAGCGTCAGAATATCAATA AATTTGAGCGCAGACAAGCCCGACCTCTGGATGCAACCCCTTCTCGGGGTGAGGAGGCCAGTGACTTTCAGCAGAAACTGGAAGAAGTGCGACAGCCACCTCCTAGAGTAAGGCCTGTCCCCTCACTGGTCCCCCGCCCTCCCCAGACGTCATTGGTGAAATTTGTGGGCAACATCTACACTCTGAAATGCAG GTTCTGCGAAGTGGAGTTCCAGGGTCCCCTCTCCATCCAGGAGGAGTGGGTTCGGCATCTCCAGAGGCACATCCTGGAAATGAACTTCTCCAAAGCGGAGCCCCGGCCTGTGGAGCCTGAGGCCCCAGAGGCACAGACAGTGGCAGAGGCCCAGTAA